The genomic region CTCCGCCTCCGTGCGCGCACACCGGCGGGGCACCACGTCGCCGCCCACCTTGTCCAGCGCGAACACCGCCGACTCGCCCTCGGAGAGCTTGAAGTCCCCGCGTACGTCCGGCCCGTCGGTCTCCACCGGCACGGTCGCGGTCAGCGCGAGCGCCATCCCGTCGGCCTCGAAGACCGCCGTCTCACCGGTCAGCCGGACGGTGTGCGGCCGGGTGCCGTAGTCGAACCGGGGAGCGACGCGGGTACGGAACGGGATCGAGCCGCGTACGCACACCACCCGGCGGATCAGCCGGTGCCGCTCGGCCTCGGACGGGTCACCGTCGAGCGGCATGAAGTCCTGCACCTCGCCGACGCCGTCCTCGGTGAAGAACCGGGTGATCAGGACGTTGGTGTCGGGGAAGTAGAACTGCTTGGTCCGCGCCGGCACCGCCGCCGCCAGTTCGAAGCAGCCGCCGCGGTCCGCGTCCAGGATCGAGGCGAACACACTGGGCGCGTCGAAGGCCGGGCAGCAGTACCAGTCGATCGTGCCGTCGGTTCCCACCAGGGCCACACTGCGCAGGTCGCCGATCAGTCCGTGCTCGGCGATCGGCAGATACCGCCGGCCCCCCGGCCCGTCGTGGCCCTCCGCTGGTCCGCCCATGACCGCCTCCCTGGCCGGTACGCGCCTCAGCCCCAGCTTAGGCGGGCGGGCCGGGAAAGGGGCCGGGAACGCGGGTCACACGGTGACGACCCGGAGCCCTGCCTCCTCGAAGCGCCGCACCGTCTCCGCGTCGGCCGCCGTGTCCGTGACCAGCGTGTCCACCGCATCGGCACCGCAGATCCGGGCGAACGCCCGCTGACCCAGCTTGCTGGAGTCGGCGGCCACGACCACGCGCTCCGCGCGTTCGCACAGCAGCCGGTTGATCGCGGCCTCCGCCTCGTCGTGCGCCGCGGCCCCGTGCGTGACGTCGAAGGCGACCACGCCGAGCACCGCCACGTCGACGGTGATCTGCCCGAGCACCGCGTCCGCGAGCGGCCCGACCAGCTCGTACGACTGGGCCCGCGCCACCCCGCCGGTCAGCACGATCTTGAACTGGGGCCGCACGGCCAGCTCATTGGCGATGTTCAGCGCGTTCGTCACGACGGTCAGCGCGGGCGAGCCGGACGCCAGGTCCCCGCGCACGGCCAGGGCCCGCGCCACCTCGGTGGTGGTCGTGCCCCCGGTCAGCCCGACCGCCTCGCCCGGCGCGACCAGCTCGGCGACCGCCTTCGCGATGCGCTGCTTCTCGGAGGCGCGCCGGGCCGTCTTGTAGCGCAACGGCAGTTCGTAGGACACGCCGTGCACCACCGCACCGCCCCGCGTGCGCACCAGCATCTGCTGCTCGGCCAGCCGGTCGAAGTCGCGGCGGATCGTCGCCGCCGACACTTCGAGCTCCCCGGCCGCCTCCTCGACGTCCAGCCGGCCGCGCTCGACGAGCAGTTCCAGCAGCGCCTTCCAGCGGGCGTCGCGCGACATCCGCACCTCCACGACTCGATCTCCGGGCGACCCTAACGCACCCGATCCCGCCCTGATGCTTGATGCTGCTCGAAAGCCGGCGATATCTTGCAGGAACGATCAGATCGGAAGGTGCCGCATGACGCATGTCGAGGACGAGCTGACCAGCCAGCCCGAGTGCTGGACACGCGCCGTGTCACAGGCGGCCGGGTACGCGGAGGTGCTGCCGGCGCCGGGGGAGCGGGTCGCGATCGTCGGATGCGGCACCTCGTACTTCATGGCGCAGGCGGCCGCGGCCCTGCGCGAGGCCGCGGGCCGGGGCGAGACCGACGCGTTCGCCGCCTCGGAGTTCCCGTACGGCCGCGCCTACGACCGGGTCGTCGCCCTCACCCGCTCCGGCACCACGACCGAGGTCCTCGATCTGCTCGGCAGACTGAAGGGCCGTACCCGCACCACCGCCATCACGGCCGACCCGGACACGCCCGTGCGGACGGCGGCCGACCGGCTCGCCGTCCTCGACTTCGCGGACGAACGCTCCGTCGTACAGACCCGGTTCGCCACCACGGCCCTCACCCTGCTCCGCGCCCACCTCGGCCTGCACCCCGACACCGCCGTCAGCGACGCGCGCACGGCCCTGGCCGAGCCCCTGCCCGAAGGCCTCGTGGACTGCGCTCAGTTCACCTTCCTGGGGCGCGGCTGGACCGTCGGTCTGGCCCACGAGGCCGGGCTGAAGATGCGCGAGGCGGCACTCTCCTGGGCGGAGGCCTACCCGGCGATGGAGTACCGGCACGGGCCCATCAGCGTCACCACGAGCGGCACCGCGACCTGGATGTTCGGTGAGGCACCCGAAGGGCTGGCCGGCCAGGTGCGCTCCACCGGCGGGTTGTGGATCGAGAACCGGCTCGACCCCCTGGCCGAGCTCGTCCGGGCCCAGCGCCTCGCGGTCGCCGTCGCCGCCGCCCGCGGCCTCGACCCGGACCGGCCGCGCCATCTCACCCGCTCGGTGATCCTCGCTCACTGACCCTGGAGGCACCGTGCCCCTCACCACCACCGGCGAGCTCATCACCCGGGCTGCCACAGCCCGTTCGGCCGTCGCCTCCTTCAACGTCATCACACTGGAACACGTCGAGGCCGTCATCGCGGGCGCCGAGTCCGTGCCCGCCCCCGTCGTGCTCCAGGTCAGTGAGAACGCGGTCATGTTCCACGGCGGACAGCTGTTCCCGCTCGCCCGAGCGGCCGTCGCAGCCGCCGAACTGGCCGCCGTACCGGTCGCGTTGCACCTCGACCACGTACAGAGCGAAACCCTGCTGCACCAGGCCGCGGAGGCCGGCTTCAGCTCCGTGATGTACGACGCGGCCCGGCTGCCCTACGCCGAGAACCTCGCCGCGACCCGGGCGGCGGTCGACCGGGCCCACTCCCAAGGGCTCTGGATCGAGGCAGAGTTGGGGCAGATCGGGGGCAAGAACGGCAGACCCCCGCTGGACGCGCACGCCCCGGGCGCCCGCACCGACCCCGACGAGGCCCGGGCCTTCGTCGCCGACTCGGGCGTGGACGCCCTGGCCGTCGCCATCGGCAGCGCCCACGCCATGACGACCCGCACCGCCACCCTCGACCACGCCCTCCTCAAACAACTGTCGGCCGCGCTGGACGTCCCGCTCGTCCTGCACGGCTCCTCGGGCGTCCCGGACGGCGAACTCACCGCGGCGGTCGCGGGCGGCATCACCAAGGTCAACATCGGCACCGCCCTGAACATCGCCCTGACCGGCGCGATCAGGGAGTTCCTCGCCGACCGCCCCGAGGCGGTCGACCCGCGCGGCTACCTGACGGTCGCGCGGGAGGCCATGACCCGGGCCGTGGCGAGGACCCTCCAGACCCTCGGCGCGACTACCGCTTGACCGCCTTCAGCACCACGAACTTCGGGTCGCTCGCCACCAGCCGGCTGTTGCCGAACAGCTTCCGCAGCTTGACGTGGTAGCCCAGATGCCGGTTGCCGATCACCCACAGCTCGCCGCCCGGCCGCAGCGCACGCCGCGCCCCGGTGAACATCCGCCAGGCCGTGGCGTCCGTCGTCGCCTGATGGGAATGGAACGGCGGGTTGTTCAGGACCAGATCGACACTGCCGGACGGCACCCCCGCCAGCCCGTCGCCGACCCGGAACTCCGCGTGCCCCGGCACCCCGTTGGCCTTGTACGTCGCCTCCGCCGAGGCCACGGCCTGGAACGACTCGTCCACGAACAGCACCTCGGCCGCCGGGTCGGCCAGCGCCACCGCCGTACCGACCACGCCGTTGCCGCACCCCAGGTCCACCACCCGCCGGCCGCTCCCGCCATTCGGCAGATGCTCCAGGAAGAACCGTGTGCCGATGTCGAGCCGGTCGGCACAGAAGACACCCGCGTGGTTCACGACGGTGCGCCCCGCCGCCGGTCCGATGCCGTCCGGGAGCGTGTAGACGTACGGCCACGGATTGGCGGGCCGCTGCAGCGCGGGATCCGGCGTGCAGAAGATCAGCCGGGCCTTCTTCTCGGCGAGCGAGGTGCGGGTCGGGCCGAGGATCCGCTCGAACAGCCGCAGCGTCGAGATGTGGATCTCCTTCACCATGCCCGCGCCCACGACGACCGTCCCCGCGTGCACCGCCGGCGCCAGCCGCAGCAACTGGTCCTCCAGCAGCGCCAGGCTCTTCGGCACCCGCACCAGGAGAACGTCGACACGGCCGGGTGGCGGGTCCTGCGTGGTCAGCAGCCGGACCGCGCCGGGCTCGACACCGTGCCGCGCGAGGTTGGCCCGGGTCGCCTCCTGGGTCAGGTGGGACTCGGTGATCTGCGCCGGCCGGTGCTCCGCGAGCGCCGTGACCAGGGCACCCCAGCGGTCCCCGACGACCACGACCGTGCCCGACAACGGGACCCCCTCCCGCGCCAGATACCTCAGCAGGTACTCGTCGGAGGCGTCCCAGGCACGCAGCCTGTCGCGCGGGTCCTCGGGGAAACGGGTCAGCGCGAGCTCGCCCCAGGGCGTCGTCATACGGTCGTCCATCGTGCGTCCAGGCTAGCCGAGCCGCAGCTCAGCCCAGGTCGGGGAGGAAAGCATCGGAGAGGATGGGAGGCATGGACGGCGAACTGTTCCCCCGAGCCCGCACACAGCCGGCGCCGGGCGCGGTGCACATGCCGGACTGGCTGGACGCCGAGGGGCAGCGCGAGCTGCTGGACGCCTGCCGCGCGTGGGCGCGCCCACCGGCCGGGCTGCGCACGGTCCGTACCCCCGGCGGCGGCACCATGACCGCCCGGCAGGTCTGCCTCGGCCTGCACTGGTACCCGTACGGCTACGCCCGCACGGTCGTCGACGGCGACGGCGCCCCGGTGAAGCCGTTCCCCGAGTGGCTCGGCGACCTGGGCCGCCGGGCGGTCCGCGACACCCTCGGGGGACCGGCACCGGCCTACGACATCGCCCTCATCAACTTCTACGACGCCGACGCCCGGATGGGCATGCACCGCGACAGCGACGAGAAGTCGGACGCGCCGGTGGTGTCGCTGAGCCTCGGCGACACCTGCGTGTTCCGCTTCGGCAACACCGAGACGCGCACCCGGCCCTGGACCGACGTCGAGCTGCGCAGCGGCGACCTGTTCGTCTTCGGCGGCCCGGCCCGGCTCGCCTACCACGGGGTCCCCCGGGTGCACCCAGGCACGGCACCGCCCGCGCTGGGCCTGGCCGGACGGCTCAACATCACGCTCCGGGTCAGCGGCCTGTAGGCCGCCGGCCCTGCGGATCATGGGAGACTCGCCCTCATGAGCGGGAAGGCTGACCCCCGGCCGGCGGGGGATGGGAGCACCTCGAGGACGCGGCTGGACCGGGGGCGCGGAGCCCTCGGACCCGCGCTGGAGCTCGTGCACACCGGACGCGCGCCGACCCGGGCCGTGCTCACCGCCGAGCTCGGGGTGACACGGGCGACGGCCGGCGCGGTCGCCGCCGAACTGGAGGCCCTCGGGCTGATCCGGGTCGACGCCCGGCCCGGCGCGGCGGCGGGCTCGCAGGGCCGGCCCTCGCACAAGCTGGCCGTCGCCGAGGACGGGCCCGTCGCGCTCGCCGCGCAGGTGCACGCCGACGGTTTCCGGGCGGCGCTGGTCGGGCTGGGCGGCCGGATCGTCGCCACCGCGCCGGGCTGCGAGGTCGTCGACGCCGACCCGGCGAAGGTGCTCGCCTCCGTCGTCACGGCGGGCGCCGAGCTGCTGCGGGAGACCGGGCGCCGGTGCGTGGGCGCGGGACTCGCCGTACCGTCCGCGGTCGCCGAACCCGAGGGGCTGGCGCTCAACCCGCTGCACCTGGCCTGGCCCGCGGGCGCGCCCGTCCGGGACATCTTCGCCGAGCAGGTGCGCGCGGCCGGCCTCGACGGACCGGCGTTCGCCGCGAACGACGTCAACCTCGCCGCGCTCGCCGAGCACCGGCACGGCGCCGGACGCGGCGCCCGTGACCTGCTGTGCGTGGCCACCGGCCACCGGGGCGTCGGCGGGGCGCTCGTCCTCGACGGCCGCCTCCACCGGGGCAGTTCGGGCCTCGCGCTGGAGGTCGGCCACCTCACCGTGCACCCCGAGGGCCGCCCCTGCCACTGCGGCAGCCGGGGCTGCCTGGACGTGGAGACCGACCCGCTGGCCTTCCTCACGGCGGCGGGCCGCGAACCGGGCCCCGAGGTGTCCCTGCTCCAGCAGTCCATCGACCTCATCCGCCACCACTACGACGACCCGGGCGTCCGCACCGCCACCGAGACCCTCATCGACCGGCTCGGCCTCGGACTCGCCGGCC from Streptomyces chartreusis NRRL 3882 harbors:
- a CDS encoding DeoR/GlpR family DNA-binding transcription regulator is translated as MSRDARWKALLELLVERGRLDVEEAAGELEVSAATIRRDFDRLAEQQMLVRTRGGAVVHGVSYELPLRYKTARRASEKQRIAKAVAELVAPGEAVGLTGGTTTTEVARALAVRGDLASGSPALTVVTNALNIANELAVRPQFKIVLTGGVARAQSYELVGPLADAVLGQITVDVAVLGVVAFDVTHGAAAHDEAEAAINRLLCERAERVVVAADSSKLGQRAFARICGADAVDTLVTDTAADAETVRRFEEAGLRVVTV
- a CDS encoding SIS domain-containing protein, with protein sequence MTHVEDELTSQPECWTRAVSQAAGYAEVLPAPGERVAIVGCGTSYFMAQAAAALREAAGRGETDAFAASEFPYGRAYDRVVALTRSGTTTEVLDLLGRLKGRTRTTAITADPDTPVRTAADRLAVLDFADERSVVQTRFATTALTLLRAHLGLHPDTAVSDARTALAEPLPEGLVDCAQFTFLGRGWTVGLAHEAGLKMREAALSWAEAYPAMEYRHGPISVTTSGTATWMFGEAPEGLAGQVRSTGGLWIENRLDPLAELVRAQRLAVAVAAARGLDPDRPRHLTRSVILAH
- a CDS encoding class II fructose-bisphosphate aldolase — encoded protein: MPLTTTGELITRAATARSAVASFNVITLEHVEAVIAGAESVPAPVVLQVSENAVMFHGGQLFPLARAAVAAAELAAVPVALHLDHVQSETLLHQAAEAGFSSVMYDAARLPYAENLAATRAAVDRAHSQGLWIEAELGQIGGKNGRPPLDAHAPGARTDPDEARAFVADSGVDALAVAIGSAHAMTTRTATLDHALLKQLSAALDVPLVLHGSSGVPDGELTAAVAGGITKVNIGTALNIALTGAIREFLADRPEAVDPRGYLTVAREAMTRAVARTLQTLGATTA
- a CDS encoding methyltransferase, encoding MTTPWGELALTRFPEDPRDRLRAWDASDEYLLRYLAREGVPLSGTVVVVGDRWGALVTALAEHRPAQITESHLTQEATRANLARHGVEPGAVRLLTTQDPPPGRVDVLLVRVPKSLALLEDQLLRLAPAVHAGTVVVGAGMVKEIHISTLRLFERILGPTRTSLAEKKARLIFCTPDPALQRPANPWPYVYTLPDGIGPAAGRTVVNHAGVFCADRLDIGTRFFLEHLPNGGSGRRVVDLGCGNGVVGTAVALADPAAEVLFVDESFQAVASAEATYKANGVPGHAEFRVGDGLAGVPSGSVDLVLNNPPFHSHQATTDATAWRMFTGARRALRPGGELWVIGNRHLGYHVKLRKLFGNSRLVASDPKFVVLKAVKR
- a CDS encoding alpha-ketoglutarate-dependent dioxygenase AlkB family protein, with the translated sequence MDGELFPRARTQPAPGAVHMPDWLDAEGQRELLDACRAWARPPAGLRTVRTPGGGTMTARQVCLGLHWYPYGYARTVVDGDGAPVKPFPEWLGDLGRRAVRDTLGGPAPAYDIALINFYDADARMGMHRDSDEKSDAPVVSLSLGDTCVFRFGNTETRTRPWTDVELRSGDLFVFGGPARLAYHGVPRVHPGTAPPALGLAGRLNITLRVSGL
- a CDS encoding ROK family protein; translated protein: MSGKADPRPAGDGSTSRTRLDRGRGALGPALELVHTGRAPTRAVLTAELGVTRATAGAVAAELEALGLIRVDARPGAAAGSQGRPSHKLAVAEDGPVALAAQVHADGFRAALVGLGGRIVATAPGCEVVDADPAKVLASVVTAGAELLRETGRRCVGAGLAVPSAVAEPEGLALNPLHLAWPAGAPVRDIFAEQVRAAGLDGPAFAANDVNLAALAEHRHGAGRGARDLLCVATGHRGVGGALVLDGRLHRGSSGLALEVGHLTVHPEGRPCHCGSRGCLDVETDPLAFLTAAGREPGPEVSLLQQSIDLIRHHYDDPGVRTATETLIDRLGLGLAGLVNILNPDRIILGGLHRTLLDADPDRLRAVVADRSLWGQSGGVPILACTLDHNSLVGAAELAWQPVLDDPLGALT